Genomic segment of Arachis hypogaea cultivar Tifrunner chromosome 16, arahy.Tifrunner.gnm2.J5K5, whole genome shotgun sequence:
CTGTTATGGAGAAGAACTTTGATGCTGGGGGTTTCATCGAGTCCCAGTTGCTTCCTAGTACTGAAGAGTTTTTCCGGGATGCCGACCTCTCTGGCCAGGCGAGGTGGATCTACCGCAGCCTTCTTCGAGCTGCTGCTATTGCCAAGAAGGTGGAACCTGTCTTGCGAAATTATCATATTTTGGAGGGGAAGCTTCGGAACTCCCAGAAAGATCTGACAGATTCAAGATCTCAGGAGGAGTCTCTGAAGACAAAGTTGTCTGAGCAGGAGAAGAAAGTTGAGGAGGATGCCAAGGAGATCAACAGGCTGGTGGATTGGGATCTCGCCTTGATGAAAGATTTGAATACTTCTTGTGGTGAGACTGCTACTGCTGAGAAGAAGGCCAAGGAATTAGAGGAAAAGTTGAAGTTGGCGGAGAGTTCGGCAGCGATTGCTCGTCAGGAGATGACTGCtttgaagaagaaaaacaagaagcttGCACAGGGGGCCCGGGAGGCTGTGAAGCTGACCGAGGAGGGGATTAAGCTTCAGGTGGCCGTACTGGCTCCCGATCTCGATCTTTCCCGGGTTGGAGCTCTCAAGACTGTTGAGGACGGGAAGATTGTTGATATCCTCAAGTCTTGAGATTTTATGCTTCTTGCCTTatcttttgtaatttgtttttatctCTGGGCCTGTTTAAGGCGCCTTTTAGTTGTAACAAACACTTTGGCACTTTATCTATATTAGGTCATTTCCTGTTTATTGTTTGCTTTCTCGGGCCGCCGTGGCCTTGCTTTTATTATTAGTTGTTTTTCGCATACCCGGGCCATCGCGGCCTTTTGGTTTACCGTTTTTATGGTATTTACCATTTTTGTTGCTTGTCGCTGAGCCGTATTTGCTTTGGGCCCCTTTGGTTTCCGGTGTGATCAGTCCTGGGTTTTCGTTAGGTCGACCATTTATTTTTCgtcattttgttgttttgacGTGAATCTtgcaaaaagataaatttattatatacacATTGTAGAATTTTAAAGCAAAGAAGTGATGTACTACATATTTAAGTGAAAGATAGTAGAAAAGGAATGCAAAGGAAATTATAGTGGAGGGAGCGAGGTCATCAGATCGTGTGGTTGTTTCTTCTTATGAGTAGAACCTCTTTAGGTTTGTCATGTTCCATGTTCTCGGTACCTCGCTTCCATCCAACTTTTCCAACTTGTATCTTCCATTGCCGAGGATCTCTCTTACCTTGTAAGGGCCTTCCCAGTTTGCGGCCAACTTGCCTTCTCCTGGGGTTGGCAGCCCTATGTCATTGCATCGTAAGACCAAGTCACCTTCTCCCAGACTTCTTTTTAGCACTTTGCCATTGTACCTTAGGACTATCCTTTGCTTTATTGCTATCTCTGTTAGATGCGCCATTTGCCTTGTTTCGTCGACCAGATCTTTTTCGATTGCTTCATTTCCTCCTCCGAGGAGTAACCTTGGACTCGGTTCCCCGACTTCGACTGGGATGATTGCGTCGACCCCGTATGTGAGTTGAAAGGGGGTTTCGCCGGGGTGGTCTTGTAAGATCATAGGACTGAAGGTAGCTCGTCTGCCCATGAGCCCTTCTTTCCCTCAAGTCGCTTCTTTAGCCCTTTTAAGATGACTTTGTTAGCTGCCTCTACCTGACCGTTGGTTTGGGGGTGTTCGACTGAGGAGAACCTTTGCTTGGTTCCTAGTTCTGCTAGGAATCCTTTGAACTTCTTATCGGTGAATTGTGTCCCGTTGTCTGATATGACGATTTCTGGGATTCCGAACCTGGTGACCACTTACCTCCACATGAATTTTTGGCAATTTGCTGAAGATATGCTAGCCGgcggttctgcttctatccatttggtgtagtagtctatgGCTACTATCAAGTATTTCACTTGCGCAGGCCTAGGTGGGAATGGccctaagaggtcgactccccattgggtGAAAGGTCGGGGGGCCATCATCAGGCTGAGTTCTTCAGGTGGAgctttgtggaagttggcatttTCCTGGCATTTTTTGCATTTTTGACGAATTCCTGGGCGTTCGACATCATTGTGGGCCAGTAATATCCTACTCAGATGATCTTTCTCGCCAACGATCTTCTCCCGATGTGGTGACCACAACAGCCCTCATGGACTTCGTTTAGGACGTAGTCTGTTAGGTCGGGACGTAGGCATTTGAGTAGGGGTTGGTGGAATCCTCGTTTGTACAGCTGTCCTTGTATGATCACATATTTGGAGGCCTCCCTTCTGGTGGTCTGTGCTTCTTTCTCATTCTCGGGGGTTTCGCCATGCTCCAAGAATCGGAGGATAGGATCTATCCAAGAGGGGGGGTTCGGTATTTGGGCTGCGCACATAATGATTGTAGGTTCAGTTGCTAGCCCTTGGATTAAGGATCTGTTTCCCGTTTcgggcttggtacttgctagttTGGAGAGGAGATCGGCTCGGGCATTTCTTTCTCTAGGGACATGCTGAATTATGACTTCCTTAAAGCTTTTTCATAGCTCTTTTACCTTTTTCAGGTATTTTTGTAGTAGTACATCCCTGGCTTGGTAGCTGCCATTTATCTGAGAGGTGACGATCTGGGAATCGCTATTAACTTCCACCCTTGATTCTCCAACCTCTTTGGCTAATATTAACCCTATTATCAGGGCCTCATACTCTGCCTGGTTGTTGGAGACTGGGAAGTCAAACTTGATTGATTGTTCGTAAGCTACTCCTGCCGAGTTCTCGAGAATGATCCCGGCCCCTCCGAACGTTTGGTTGGATGCTCCGTCAACGTGGAGTTTCCACCGTGTGTTTGGTGCGTCGGGAGCCTCCCCTGTGACCTCCACCAGAAAATCTGCCATGGCTTGGGCTTTAATTGCCTGCCTAGGTTCGTATTGCAAGTCGTATTAGAATAGCTCTATTGCCCATGCCATCATTCTCCCCGTGAGATCGGATTTCTAGAGGACTTGCCGAATGGCTTGGTCGGTTCTTAGGATGATCACGTGCCCTTGGAAGTACTGTTTTAGTCTTCTGGATGAAGTCAGTAAGGCGTAAGCCAACTTTTCTAACTTAGTGTACTTCAACTCCGCCCCTTGGAgtactttactgatgaagtatattgGGCGTTGAGCCTTGTCTTCTTCTCGGACAAGGACTGCTGCCATGGCTTGTGTGGTTATAGCTAGGTACAAGTACAGGGGCTCCCCTTCTCTAGGTTTGCTGAGTACGGAAGGTTCTGACAGTATCTTTTTGAAGTGGCTGGACACTTCTTCGCATGCTGGGGTCCACTCAAAGGAGATTCCTTTCTTTATTAGGTTGAAGAATGGGATGACCTTTTCTGCCGAGGCGCCAAAGAACCGGGATAGAGCCATGAGTTTCTCGGTGAGTCGCTGCACGTCTTTGACATACCCAGGGCTTGTCATTTTAAGGACGGATTCGCATTTGTCTGGGTTGGCCTCTACCCCTCTTTGTGTTATCATGAATCCTAAGAATTTTCCTGCTTCCATGGCGAATACGCATTTTAGTGGATTGAgcctcattttgaattttcttagtgCTTTGAAGATGACTTGGAGGTCGTCTATTAGCTTATTCGGCTCCGCTGTTTTCACCAGGATGTCGTCAACGTACACTTCTACTGTCTTGCCTATGAGATCGTGGAAGACTTTTCTCATTAGTCTTTGATAGGTGGCTCCTGCGTTCTTCAACCCAAATGGCATTACTTTGTAGCAATAAGtgcctcctggcgttatgaatgCCGTTTTGTCCTCGTCAGGTCGGTGCATTGGGATCTGGTTATAACAAGAGTACGCATCCATGAAGCTGAGGAAACGATATCCTGCCACCGAGTCTACCAAGGTGTCGATGTTGGGGAGGGGAAAAGAgtcttttgggcatgctttgttaaGGTCAGAATAGTCAACGTACATTCTCCACTTCCCACTGGCTTTTTTGACTAGGACGACATTGGACAGCCATGTCGAGTAGTCGAGTTCTTTGATGAATCTTGCTTCTAGCAACCTTGCTGTTTGTTTGGCGACTTCGTCGGCCCTTTCTTGAGACATCTTTCTTCGTCGCTGGGCTACTGGTTTGGCGTCTGATTTTACGGCTAGCCGATGGGACATGACCTCGGGATCCAATCCCGGCATGTCTGATGGTGTCCATGCGAACAGGTCACCGTTCGCCATCACGACCTCCATGAGGGGGCCCTTGAGTCCATGGGGCAGGTTCTTGTTTATGAAGGTAAACTGGTCTGCCGACTTTCCTATCTGAAACTTTTCCATGTCCCCTTCTGGTTCTGGTCTCGGCTTGTCCTCCATCCTGACGTCCAGGTCTGCCAAGAACATGCCAGCTACCTTCTTGGATTCTTTCCTTAGGGAGAGACTGGCGTTGTCACAGGCAACCGCCATTTCTAGGTCTCTCCTTATGGAGCCAACTGTTCCCTTGTCCGTTATGAACTTCATTGTCAAGAACTTAGTGCATATCATAGCTGAGAATTCGTTGATGATTTTTCTCCCCAGGATGATATTGTAGGCTGTGGAGTCTCTGAGGACTACAAAGTCTGCCATAACTGATTTTCTGGCGTCACTGGTTCCTAGGCAGATTGAAAGAGAGATCGTCCCGTCAGGTTTTATGTAGTCATCGCCTAGTCCCATGACTCCATGCTGGTGATTCTTGAGGTCAGACTCCTTGAGCCCCATGGCGTCGAACACATTTCTGAATAGGATGTTAGAATCAGCTCCCGTGTCGACGAGGATTCGTCTGACTAATCCTGTCCCGACCATCGCAGTAACCACCATGGGAGGTTCTCGGGGAGGTCGTGAAACCATTTATCTTCCGGGCCAAAGGATATCGTGGGAGGTCTTTTGCTGGCGACAGGACCTTCTGTCGAGATGGAGAGTACCCAGGTATCCTTTTTGCTACCGACTTGGATTTAGGGGGGCTGTTGCACCCGACCACGATGTTGACCACAAAGGTTGGGGGGTCGTTGGCATCCCCCATGGGTTCTTGCCTTGGCCTGACAGTTCGGCTACGATCTTCCTTGGAGCGCTCTCGTTCTCGTCTCCTCCGCTCTCTGATGAGTCGGGAGAATTTGCTCAGCTTTCCTTCTCTGATAGCCTGCTCTAAGGCATCTTTGAGATCAAAGCAGTCTTGGGTTTTGTGACCAAATCCCTTGTGATAATCGCAGTAAAGGCTTTTGTTgcctccctttctttctttcaatggTCTAGGTTTGGATAGGATTCTCTTGTCTGCAATTTGTTGGTAAACCTCTACTATGGGCGCCGTAAGTGGCGTGTAGTTTGTGAACCTTCCTACCCGTAGGGGTTGCTTGGCTAGGGTGCCGTCCATGGGAGCTTCCTTGTATCTGTCAAACTGGGGGGCCTGCCGAGCTGAGGGGTTTGGGAGCTGCCGTTTGTTGGCTGCTACAACCTGACTCACTTCCTCATCATTGATGTATTCCTTGGCCACGCTTTGAATTTCCTACATCGACCAAACAGGCTTAGTGGTGAGGTGCTTTCTAAAGTCCTCGTTTAGCAGGCCGTTCGTTAGGCAGAGAGTAGCGACTGAATTCATAAGGCCGTCGATTTCTAGGCATTAATCGTTGAATCTGTCCAGGAACTTTCTGGTCGGCTCCCCGGATTTTTGGGTGACCCCTAGTAAGTTGATTGGGTGTTTTGCCTTAGCTATGCGCGTCGTGAACCGAGCCAGGAAGCTTTGGTAGATGTTCGCAAAAGTCGTGATGGATCCCtatgggagggcgttgaaccatcaGATCGCTGGGCCAGCTAGCGTCACAGGGAATGCTCGGCATCTGACCGCGTCGCCTACCCCCTCCAAGTTCATTCTTGCTTCAAAGGCTGTGAGGTGCTCCTGGGGATCTTTAGTCtcatcgtacctcatgtccgtcggCTTGTCGAAGTTCTTCGGGAGCCGGACCTTGAGGATCGAGGGGTGGAATGGAGTGGCTCCCATGATAATGGGATCCTGTTGTTTCTTGGCTTTCCCTCTCTGGGACTCCCAGTGGCTCTTGGACCTGCTTTGGGTAGGTCGGGAGGTCGCCTGCGTATGCACCTCGTTGTGCTTTGTTAGGCTCCTTTCTCGGCTCTCGTGTCTTCGGGAGGGGGAGTGAGTGCGGGTGCGGGATCGGCTGGCATCGCCGCGGGAGTGGCTGACGTCTCCGTGGGATCGGCCCCTCGCTGCCAGCTCTCGCTCAAGGTTTTGTACTTTATGCCTAAGTTCTTGCATGATCTTGGCACTGTCGGCCCATTCCTCCGAAGGGACGTCTTTCCGGGGTCTTGGTGTAGATTGGCTGGTTTGGCTGAATGGAAGATCGTGGCTGTTCGCCGGCACGGGCTGTCGAGTTCGCCCTGCTCAGGCGGGCTCTGCCTCCTTCGCAAAGTTCCTCCGAAGTGGGGAGTCGCTCCATGTCTGCTCCAGGGTCCCCACAGACGACGCCAATGTTTGTCACCTGAGGATCTCGGGTGCTCGATGGGTCGGGTGATTATGAAGGGATGAGAGGGCGAGACCCTGACGTAGCTTGGAGCGGGTTCTTGGTCTAGAGTCGGAGGCCGGCGGAAGCGGTGGTAGAACGGGCGAGAGGGgatggccacctgcaaggacactccgacgatCAATTTCAGTGTCCGTACAAATGGCAGCCAAATTAGGTAAGGTGATGTGTACCTTAGGGGGAGTGCTGacctctccccttatatactgtgcTGGGCGGGCCCAAAGAACACCTAGCCCACTGGTCAGGATGTTTGTAAGCTGTCCCTGTCCACGTGGAAAAAGTAGATCGTTTTGGACCTCGGATCGGGGCTTCGGGTGCTGCCTTGAGGAGGCTGACCCGACCGGTCTGGTAGGCGTGATATTGGGTCGCACAGGGGGTAAAGTTGGACGTCAATCGGGTCAGGTGTTGGGAACCGACCCGTTGGATTTCCCTTGTGCGGGATAGTCTGAGCCCGGGTTAGGGGTGGTGTCCCGACCCGGCGACTAATTAGACTGGACTTGTAATGGTCCGTAAcaaaaagtaattttaatttattttctaacatTTATGATTCTAACACATTATACAATGTATTTGAGACAAAAACGTTAATTTGATGACCCATTTattgtatattaattttataatattcagttactttattatattgagatacaATTTCTCTTCTATATATAATAATggcataattaaaatttattggaTAATCAATTTATTCTTTTGTTTAAATAGATTTtaagtatttaaattttgtcttatatatacaataatttatttactagtaataaatttttaataaaatttaaaaatataataaattaatcattGGCTTATCGAACTAAAAAAATTGACTtatcaaactaaaaaatatcgtaagaaaattaaaatattataacaaTAATGATATagtaaatacaaattaaataaattagttaCACAAATGTTTTTTTAAGCCAAATACCTTGCATGCAGGGATGGAGCCTCATGCAATAAAAGGGGGACAATGGTtcctttcaaatttaaatttttttttataaattatatataaattttagtttaattttatttaaaaattttattttattctcgttttattacaaaattaatttttgaacctTCTTTCAAATTTAACCTTAACTCCGTCGCTGCTTGCATGTATGGTCAAATCCCTAAAGAATTTATAAGAAACTTAAGGTTCGTTCATTAAATTCAATTCTGAAGGGGAAAAAAACCGACTTGGAATAATTTGGCTTCTTTTTCTTCACCGATGATAGTAGTGTCGTATACCTTGATCAGAATTTGAACTTTATTTACGGTACGGTTATTCACAACaactttattaaatatatattaaattagttattaaaataaaatatatattaaaatataaaatacatataaaaaataaattaaattatatatatttatatataaatatatagtaattaattttaatatataaatagtatttttgatatTCCAATTCATGTAAACTTCAAAAGGGTCAAAATCATGCAAATAAAATTCTTTTAGGTCGGCAAAGTAGAGATAAACTAAGAATTTCAATAAAGCCGTCTTAAATTTAGAGTTAAATTGTTTTGTTGatctttatagttttattaaatttataattaaatttttatatttttttaaattaaatttttacactatttttaattttgtaattaggtcatatttatataaaaaaaatattaaaactaataaaatatttttttcaaaaaatttgtgataaaaaatttaattatattcttaattttagatatttgaatttatgaaaaaatattcaattaattttaatatttttacactaaaaaaaatttaattacaaaaataaaaatagtatagagacttaattaaaaaaaaatgtgtaaATAATTATACCTAAATTTAATCGACTATACTACGTATAcattaaaatcagccactaatataaaatatatgttaaaatataaaaatatattaaaaataaattaaactacacatataattatacataaatatattgttGCTTATTTTAGTGATTGatgattttaatgtataaatagtatttttaaaatttaatagtcTAAATTATCTTGGAATCAGGAGAATTAGTCGAATACGATATTATATATCTAGATAATACTAAATATCCCCTCTATacaagaaaagaaatgaaaaaaagaatGCCAAAATCATGCACCAATAACATGTGGTCAGAGAGAAGATTAAGTCCTAAATGCTTAAGTTATTAAGGTTTAAGATTGGTTTTATATCTAGAAACACGAATTACACACACAAGAAATTAAAGGCAATAGTTTAATTTAATGGTTTCGTTAAGAACCAACTAGGGTGAagttaattctaattaattaattaaaaaacaggtctattataaaataaaataaaataaaaaataaactcttattattttaatttttgaattttaaaataaaaaataaaaaaattagcttAATTGGCTTATACTATGATTAGTTTCTTagatttttcttaatttaattaagAAGGATTTTAATTTGATGGATAATATACACATAATCTAGAATCATTTCCCTTGCCTAACAAAGACAAAGAGTATACAAAATAAAGCTGATCGCGTAAGTTCATATAGTAGATATATCTTAATGTGGTATACATATCTCAATCttagatattattattactattactattattatataaTCTACTAGTTATTAAGAGAGGATAATAATAACTAACTAACCAAGTATATATAATCCACATACATGTACATTAATCTTAACAAATGGCAACAAGATCGAATTCGTTTAATCTCTCCAATTCTATACATGTGCCTATACTATATAAAGTTCAACAAAAACCTATAACATTCAAGCCGATGAGCTTTCAAGCATCTAGGAATTGTACAAGTGGAAGCTTATTAGTTATTACCATATATATTTCCACAAATTAACAATATTGTGACATTTGAGGTATCTAACTACTACATGTGGCAACATATATATCTATCTTGTGTAAGATAATTTAGACATCTAATAGAAATTTAAGCATGTTATGAGTTGGACTAAATTAATCATGACATTAGAACCAGCATACATTAATACTGGCCTAATATATTGAATAGCCTAACCACCTGTAAAGTGATGAAAATATCTACGTTTCGAACCTTTACTGAAAATTAAGAATgtctaatattaattaaaaataaaatactatttatacacAAAATACTCTTAGCATtgaccatgttagaaacaagagactaaactggaggAAGGATTTATGTATTATTAAGTGTAAtcaagttgtctattcaagttgtctagaataatacaatataaaagagtatttataggtactaagagaattataataataaagacgtaatctcctataataaatattcaaatatactaaataatactaattaatcctaattgatcctaattatattctaacacccccttcaaactcaagtaacaacttgagtttgaaacatgtttaaaagaacgaaataaaaaatgcataaactAATAGAACGGATACAGACAGAACTGCTGGAAGaaagtgcagacggaactgccgctattggaaggaagcgcagatggaactacCGCTGTATGAAGGAatcgcagatggaactgccgctgTCTGAAGAAAGCGCAGATGGAACAGCCGCTGTCTGAAAGAAGCGCAAATGGAACTGCCGCTGTATGAAGGAAGTGCATATGGaactgccagaaagaagcacAGATAAAACTGTCGGAAGGAAACGCAAACGAAACTGCCGAACGGGAAAGCAGACGAAACTGCAGGACGGAAAAGCAGACAGAACTGTCGGACGGGAAAGTAGACGGAACTGCCGGACGgaaacgcagacggaactaccACAATTGTGGCCGAAAAACTGCTTAAAAGATGGCGAACTGCCGGAAAAAAgcatttacaaaagagaaaaaaaatggtaCAGAAGAAAAATATGGTGATTTCACTAGAAGAAAAACAACCTATCctcctcaaggaggataccatggctctgataccatgttagaaataagagactaaactggagGAAGGATTTATCTATTATTGAATGTAAtcaagttgtctattcaagttatctagaatgatacaatataaatgggtatttataggtactaagagaatcgtaataataaagacgtaatctcctataataaatattcagatatactaaataatactaattaatcctaattgatcctaattatattctaacagcattaatataaaaatatgattgttatttttattaattacgtatttaaattcttttttaattaacaaaataaaaaattgtatataattattaagaaaatactaatattgtaagaatatttattataaaagatatacGCATAACAAAATTGTATTAATAATTGATGGTTATCAGTCGCTTAGAGAAGGAGGTTGAATTTAGGTCCTTTTTACTTTGtttgcttttattttaaattggatGGAACTTAAAAAATCTATTAAGTCTACTTTTATTGAAAACACAGGatacatttttattttgtctcttgtCGATAGAGGAGCCAAAACAAATTTGTATGAGAACAGAGTTGATGTGACATCTTGCTGGATAGAATAAgtaggagacaattttattttatctcttaaAGAATAGAACCAGAATCAGAACAAAGAAGGAAGAGTAACACAGTTATATATTCTGGTTCAGCTACCATGTGCAATgtgacctacatccagtctctccCACAACTTAtagtggaattttcactatctttcagAGATTATAAATACCAATTTTCTTAGGATTCAACCCAAACTTATCTAAGACGAACCCAACTTCTACCCAAACTAGATTTGACTAGGTTCACTTCCTAAATTTTCAACCACTGAGTGCTCACTCAACTTAGTAAGGGAATCCCCTCAAGATCATGATTACAAAACAGAAAAACTTACAAAGGATATCTTAAATAAACATTTGGCTTTTCTCCAAGTCTaactctctttgccttttctctcaatggTTTTTTCTTGATTCTTTACATTAATACCTTTTTTCATTgaaataaagaaagataaaattgaGAAAGTGGAATATTCAATAgagaaccatgaaggagaaggAGATATAGCTTTGTAAGctataaaaattcaaatcttgtGCTCTCACTCATTAAATCAATCTCTGACCGTTTATCCCTTTAATAGAGAAGTAAAGCTTCCAAAGCTTGAACCTTGGCTTCAGCACAttgactttttctttctaaaattagTAGTAGCAGTGGCACAAAAGACATCAGTATTGATTAAAGCAAACATGCAAATAaacatttcttcttttctttcatcaTTTTTCAATCTTCAAAGATCTGAGCCGTATATCAAAGTTTTGGCTCCAAGTTTGATTCTTGACCTTTGATACACAGCAGAGCTTCATAACCTCCACTTTCTTCAACTTGTTCGGTGTTTGAGGAAGGAAAGCATTTTTAACAAGCAATTTAGGAAGCACATAGATGGAAATAATCTTCTAAATAACTTTGGATTTGATTGTTACTTTTTGGTGCCCCAACTtctgattttcttcttctttctctttgttttttgaTTTTAATCAACACTTTTCCTTCTTGATTTGAGCCCTAATCAGAGATACCTTTTCTTGCTTACTCTTGGAAGTAATCACGTgggtgagagagaagagagaagagaaaagagagaagagagaaaagagagaaaagagaaaactaGTTTGATTGATTTGAGTTTAGTTCAGATGGAAGTGAAGCAACTAATTTTAGTTAGCTACCAATCTCATGGGCCATGAACAAATGATGTGAACTTGGGCTTGTATCATTACTTGACCTTAAGCTTGTTTTTTATTCTGATGAGAAGTGTTGGTATGATTTATGACTAGCAACCATTTTTTTGAACCATGAGAGAAAGTTTATAGGCCTTAGGCTTGTTAGTGGGCCAATTTGCTTTCTATGAATTACTGCACAATAAGCAAACCTGATTACACATATAATTTGGCTTTTAAatccaataataatatttgttcatcatTGTTATTTCTTTAAACTCAACAATCTTCTCTTTAATGACAAACATTATAAAATGAATTGTGAACAGAAATAAAAAGAGTTTTAAAGAACTTTCGTTTGATAATACAATCTTTGATGTGAATTTCCCCTTTCTTTTATTCACTTAGCTCCTCTTGAATATTTATACTTTTCAACCTGTGATCTACATAATTTATAATGTTAAACATCTACAAACTATTTCAAACAATTTTATACAATGAGTGAGCCAGCCTGATCACTAGCAAATATTTACAAAGTTATTAGTTCAAAACAAAGTCATCATTCAACCTCAACTAATAACAAATAGTAAtcataataatgataaaaaattctaacaatttattagcaatttatttttattcatttttctttcactCACTCCCCCTTTTGTTATCAAGAAGAGTTAGTAATCCCTACACAAAATGAGTTAGTTGTCTAATCTATTACAGTCATCTAAATGAAATGAAAAGTATCAAAGTAACATAAGTGAAACATTAGAAATAGTTTTTCATGTGCATCAATATCAACAAGGAGTTAGACATCAGATCCTTCATCCTTGGTTCTCAGAATGTCTTCTTTTTCATGCTCAGACATTATTTGATCATCTTCCAATGATTCAAGGTACTTTAGAAGTAGTTTAACTCTGCTTTGGGAC
This window contains:
- the LOC140180088 gene encoding uncharacterized protein, with the translated sequence MGRRATFSPMILQDHPGETPFQLTYGVDAIIPVEVGEPSPRLLLGGGNEAIEKDLVDETRQMAHLTEIAIKQRIVLRYNGKVLKRSLGEGDLVLRCNDIGLPTPGEGKLAANWEGPYKVREILGNGRYKLEKLDGSEVPRTWNMTNLKRFYS